DNA from Chaetodon trifascialis isolate fChaTrf1 chromosome 14, fChaTrf1.hap1, whole genome shotgun sequence:
ATTGACTCTGCAGAAAGTTGGTGACCTCTGTGCACTATGCGTCTCAGTATCTGCTGACCCTGCTCTGTCATTTAACGTGGCCTGCCACTTCGAGGCTGAGTTGCTGTTGTTCCCAATTGCTTCCACTTTATTATAATACCACTGACAGTTGACTGTGGAATATTTAGGACCAAGGAAATTTCACGACTGGACTTGTTGCACAGGTGGCACAGGTGGTACCACGCTGGAACTCAAGGAGCTCCTGAGAGCGACCcattctttcacaaatgtttgtagaaacagtctgcatGTCTTGGTGCTTGATTTTACTCAACTGTGGCCATGGAAGTGATTGGAACACCTGATTTCAATTGTTTGGATAGGTGAGTGAACACTttttggcaatatagtgtaGTTGGCCGTACAACTATAAGCCCATATCCAGCTTATTCTGTATTTGATCTTGGAGTTATATCTTTTATAGCAGACCTTAAAAGACCTTAAAACCTTAAAAAGACCTTAAAAGTAATTTTGCCGTGCAATACGGTAGTTTGACAGCTGCAATTTCATGACATCCTCCATGAAAGGCTAGTTAGTGGACCTTAAATTAGTATAATTAAGTCAGTCTTTTATTCCCAAAGTCACAAGTGAACTTTTATGCTCAAAAACCTTTGAGTTTTAAAATCCACAAAGTCACAAAAGAAATAATGCACAACCACTGAATAGACTTACTGCAGAGAATGAAAGACTGCGAATGCAGAGAGCACCACCATGGGCAGGAGACAGTAGCCCAGGACACTGGCCACACAGCCATAAGACACATTCAGGGGACTCATCAGACTCAGCAGAATGTACATTCCAGTGCAGGCCGTAGCACTGGTCCCATAAACATAACCAAAGTGAGCTTTACCTGCCTGAATATATGACAGTGAATGATTAAACATTAAAGAGAGAATTGTTATATCTCGCTACTGTACATATTACGCAGCAGTGAATGCTGAATAAGGTTTTTAGTAATTGTCATGCATTAGTCTGAGATAGGCAGCATGCTTGTAACACACCATCATTAAAGTGACCCCCAGTGCAATGCAGAAGATGATAGGGCCTGTCAGGTCAGTCTCATTCATAATGCTGCCATCTGCAGGCTTAAAAGGGTTCAACACTGTCAGTGCCTTCTGCCAGATGTGGTCTAAATTGATGCCAAGTTctaaacaataaacagaaaagtggggaaaagggaaaacaatTATTTGAAAATCCAATCTTTGTATGTTGTTTGCATGCAATGCAAAAATGCTCCTCCTGGTCATCCACTAACTCTTTCTGGAGTGAAGTCCAAGTGCAATGCGGCTTTCATTTAGAGTGTCAATAACGGAATGTTGCTTTCAGGCAGAACTTGATTCTATAGCCGTTTCCTACAGTCAACACATCTGATATCAATATGAATGGAGGATTTCTGGCTAGATTTTAACTAATACAACATAGATAGTACCAAATTTTTCAAGATTCTAGCCATAATGAAACAAATGATAATTTTACCCTCAAGAAGGGGAGGTTCCTCTTCAAGATAATCTGTTCCTGTGCTTCCCACAGACTCATCAGGCATCGCAGGTTGGTAGAACTGTCCAGTGTACTGATGCTCTATGGAAGGATCCAGAGCCCCCGGCATGAAAGCAGGTGCtccactgaaaacaacacaattggaagaaaaaatatttttttaacgCTCACTGAAAGAGAATGAAAGTGGTCATGTTATAATGACATATGTGctttcaagattaaaaaaaaaaaaaaaaaattgatcgGGAAATACTCCTTTGGTTCGTGATGTCATCAGTCTGTAATTTTTAAGTCACTTTTGGATTTATTTGGTGTAAAAACTAAGATTTGAAGTATGCTCTTTCCCAAAACCCACCTATACCTACTTTTACTTAATGCACACTACATCTCGCAGAATGCCTTTTCGCAGCCTCAATGACAAAGCCTGGACTTCTGGTGCCCTTAAGTGGACTCAAGTGAAAAGAGGCTGTACAATGAATAAGTGTAAGATTAACACCACAAGACTAAATGAAATGTGTAAGGCCAATGAGCATGAATATACCAATATCTTACTTAAGAAATAGAATGAAGTCATCACTTAATATATTCTGAATGGAGTACTCCAGTGATTTAGCATTTGACCTTCATTAAATTGTGGGACACAGATTCATAAACAGAATATGAAGAGCAGAGGTTGTGACATAATGACTTTATGGTTATTctttttctattgttttttaGAATAAAATTAATAGTAGTACGTTTTATATAGAGAGCACGTTTCAAAACATATGTTGTAAAGTGCTCTGCAAGGTAAAATAATACTGTTAAAACAGAGAGGGCAAAGAAGAGCTGACTGAAAGCTAGCAGACTCAGGAGGCTACCAGGAGGCCGAGTCAATAACTGGGACTTGAGGGGCTAGCACAGTCCATGGTGAGCCCAGCATGGGAGCTGAAATGCATATGCTTCAACTTTTCCTCACTGGTGGTGCAATGGTGGCACACTATGTGCCGTGTTATCACCATTTTTGCTTTTAGATGATGTCTGATGATATGTCATAGAAACCAGTTTGTTTCAAGCATggtgaggctttttttttttcttttttactttattgccattaacacacattaacaggcaattaacaatacaaaataaaatctcctTGAGGGTGGGCTTCACATGGTGAGACTTTTAAGTCAGGGCCATATTTGAAAGTGAGCTCTTGGATGATTTGAATGACATATTCCTCTGACAACAGATCCAAATACATTTTAAGGCAGCTtcataaaactgaaaaacacgTGGGTACACCAAATTAAGCTAACTCAAATTTGGCCTATGGCCAAGTGATCATCAAATCATTCATTGTACTAGTCAACAAGCCTTTAGGCTCCTTAGACAGTGATTAGACAGTGattctaatgtgtgtgtgtgtgtgtgtgtgtgtgtgtgtgtgtgtgtgtgtgtgtgtgtgtgtgtgtgtgtgtgtgtcttgtagcAGACATTATTGTGAATGTGAAAGACTGTCTCATTCAGTTGTGTAAGTCTGTGTCTTTCCAGCACTGCATCCTCAGAATAGCCACACTTTGTGCTTCATTAAGTTTTACCGTTACACTCTAGCCAGAGGACTTAGAATCcatttttttggaaaataacattattatggacaaatataatgatgaTAATTTTGTAAAATTTGGTTCAGGTTGTACATTCCTGGCTACCTTGTTTACATCAGGAGACAGTCTCACAGCTTGGGAAATGGATAAGAAATCCTTTTTATTGAGCAAtattttttcatccagatgATTAAAAGTCTTCCAGAAACACCAGAACTGTGGTGttttcttgtaaaaaaaaacaaaaaacaaaacaaaacaaaacaaaaaaaacatagtttatgtttacattcattgtGTCTCACAAAAAACAGATTCCGTGTATCCTAGAGGTCTAGAAACATGATGAATACATTCCTCATGAAGTTTTGATAATCAGGTGTTTATGTGACTCAAAGAAGATGCAAATACAGGAGAGGCACAGTCGAGGGCTATCCTCTAGTCTGAATACTTACTCATCATAATAAGCAGGGCTTGTGGAATTGTAGGTTTCATAGTAGGCCACAGCGTGACCCTGGTCATCTATGTAATATCCTGTCTGCTCAAACTGCTGGAAGTCCCCCATGCTATGAACAAAGCTGagacaaaataagacacaaCTGTTGACCAGAAACAGAAGAACAGTGGGGTCTTCAGCAGTGCCTTGGCAATCACCTTCAAGTTTATCAGCTCAGTGACTCAGTCactaaatttaaaatatttgaGCCAGATCCAAATCTTTCTGTTTTACCCCGACTCCCAAATTGCTTACATTCTTACCAATCAACTTGTTTACTTCCCCTGCATTTTACCAATGCAGAAGTAAACAAGTTGAATTTTATCAAAATCACATTATCAAGAACATGAACTGTATGTTTCTTCTCACTGCttctcattattttttattgtgcaaATATAAGTTAACTTTCTCCAAACTGTCACAACTTTAAACATAAAAGGGACACGGCTCAAAGTGACTGTCAAGTTGTAAGCTGTGTCCATTGGGCAGGGTGTTCTTTGCCTCAAACAACTTGGGTATTGTCACTGAGCAACTATTTATCTATTATATTTTGGCATTtcattgctgcttttcttaCTTGCCATTCAATACTggtgcaaagaaaaagaagaaagtgacaGTGACCTCAAGACATCTAAGCAAGCACAGAGGCATTCCTGTTTAACACGCTATCCATCACAGTATTCTCTGAGACACCAGGGGGCACACGAACCAGAGGGGGGAGTAAGACACACATGTGCAAGTCCA
Protein-coding regions in this window:
- the LOC139342522 gene encoding protein YIPF7-like — protein: MGDFQQFEQTGYYIDDQGHAVAYYETYNSTSPAYYDDGAPAFMPGALDPSIEHQYTGQFYQPAMPDESVGSTGTDYLEEEPPLLEELGINLDHIWQKALTVLNPFKPADGSIMNETDLTGPIIFCIALGVTLMMAGKAHFGYVYGTSATACTGMYILLSLMSPLNVSYGCVASVLGYCLLPMVVLSAFAVFHSLQGILGIILASLGICWCSFSASKIFISTLAMEGQQLLVAYPCALLYGLFALLTVF